Below is a genomic region from Erigeron canadensis isolate Cc75 chromosome 7, C_canadensis_v1, whole genome shotgun sequence.
ACAATGATCTTAGTATTTGATAGTTAGAACAATATCAATTTTAATGAAAGTTCGTTACTTTTTGGTGCAATAAACCATATATGATAAGAAAAGTAATGAATTTGGGACTTATGAATTAGACAAAGGAGAATAATTTATAATTGAAGGAAACCAAAGTAGAAACCAAAGTTTAGGTCTGTTTGGATCAAGGTTGGAGAACTCTCAACTCGGACTCGTCTTGATTGGGTCCGAGGTAGGAGTACTCTCCGGCTCAGGGAGTACCTGGATTGGAATTTTTTCTctgtaaaaatataatatatgtatgaaaataaaattaatctaAAATATTTTGCAAAATAGCTGAAATCTCTACAAATAAGTGGGTCATAGTTTGATAAGAAATGTAAAACTGGAAGCATGGTGATAGTTTATTAAGAATTGTAAATTAGGAAACATGGTGATGGTGGTAGTTTGTGTAATATCTAAGAGATCAAGCAGCAGATTCAACAATCTTGAccaatttttatggattttgacCCCTTTTTTCTGATGTTGACTGATTTTCTACTCGGATTTTGCCCAACTTGAATCGGCCGACCTTCAAGGTAAAATTACTCGACTAGGAATCTGCTAAGTTGGCCGACTTTTACAACACTCGTTTGGATTATTTCCCCAAATATTTGGCCGATTTTACATTGGCATCTCATGTAGTGCATTGCATTCTTTAGTTATTACACCGGAAGAAATCAGTTGTGTACTTTGCCAAAGTCAAATGAGTGGTTTTCAAGTTCAAAAATGCGACCATGGACTTTAATATTCTCAATGTCTGGTTGTTTCGGAcctaaattattaaaaaaaaaattaaaacactaGAAACTGATCATTTCTTTCAATAGGAAGGCTTCCATCAAAGTAGATCTTGTCTACTTTAGTGATTTCGCAATTATAAACTAAAGTTTTTGCATTAAACATGTATTTAAGTATTTTCCAGATTTTGTAGATCGTGTCTTCCATGTTTCTCCACCTTAAACGTGAACAATGCCTCAAAAACGAGCCTAAAACTCTAGTATGGCATAGAGTATACCTAACTGTTATAGGTTCTTTTACTATATTTTGTTGCACTTTTTGTCATTTCCCTTTCATAGATCTACTTTCTAGCCATAAAATCCATCTACTTTCTGAAATTTATATAACTGCTTTGTTTTaagttcaatgatgacttgtcTAGTTGCATTCTTGGTGCCCTTTACTTAATTGCAACTTGTTATATTCTTTTGGTCCCTTTGAATCATTGAATATCTTATTCTTGTTTGGATATTCGCACCAAGTTACAAgccaaatttatatattttttagagaTGGCAACATGGGCGGGTCAAGTGGGTTGGGTAAGGGGTCAAGATGAGAAAGTTATACGAGTTGAAGTTTGGATCTGGTTGACCTGATATATACATGCTgtccaaaatatataaatcttatataaCTAGTTAATGGTTGGTTCTGATTCCAAAAGTGATATTTTTTCAGCAATAATCTAGCTTTCTTAACTAAAATGATTTAGAAGGTTTTATACGGTAAAAGTACACTTGGGGAACTATTAACCTGCTCAACCCATTTGGCCCATTTTCATctaagctatttttaaaaaaaaaacttttgaaccGTTAAAGATAAACTATAACCAAAAATATGTTTCTCTTATTGGTGTTATATGTTGTCCATTTGAAAATCTAACTGAATCTTGCCTCATCTTGTCAACTTGATCAAACTAGGGCATTGGTTTCTGGTGTTGTTGCTATCAAATTCTCAGTTGCACAACTATGGTTATAGACGGTGTAATAAATTCACCCCACAGAAGGCCACAAACAGCATTTTCTTCGCCTTCATTTAGAAAGCTCTCAAAAAGCGACGAGTTGGGCAACTTTTCAACAGTTGTTAGGCGTCATCAATTTCTACTTACAGCCCTTGCACTCCTTGCTTTCTTATGCACCGTTTATCTTTACTTTGCCGTAACCCTAGGGGAAGATGACTCATGTTCTGGCTTGACTGGAACTCAAAAGGCACTGTGTCATGCACAACATGTAAAACAAACAGTTTCCAAAGGAAAGCTGAAAATTCTATAGTGGTCCACATGTTTATTTAGGGTTCTTTACAGGACTCACCTAAAATACAAAGAAATTATTGACCCGAAATAGGGATTGCAGTATAAATTGTGTCATTAGTAAAACTAGCATTGCCttgtaattttctttctttgtgtttattttttccAACCTTGTATGAATGTTGTGATACTATTGAGAGTATAGTTTTGGTTAATATATACTAATTCTTTATTACATCTACTGAAGGACAAGACTACGTCGATATGGTGTTTCTTTAAGGCTGCAAATGATGAATATCCTTTAAAGTTGTattcaactttataggtaagttgagcatattttgacttttagattaaaatcaaaggtcaagattcaaatatgacttttgaatcttgatctttgattttaatccaaaggttaaGATGcaaactttaccaataaagttgggttttaactttagaggatctcaatccgCAAATGATATTGTATTATTGTTACGGTAGTGATCGAGTTTGTCCTTGCTTtgtttaaaacaaataataatgcCCGTTTTATTAACAGAGGATACATTGCATCTTCTTCCTTTTGTTGTGAGAAAGAGAAGCCCACTTCGATAAAATTATTAACCATTAATCACCATTTGTGCACGTTTATATCGATTCTTGATTATATACTTAACatactttttagttttaaatgaCAAATTAACCTAATAAACAGATATAAGCATATGCATTTAAACAAGCACTGAATGTTGATAAGGTCATCTATAAGCACCAAGTGCCTTTAAAGTATCTTACAACTTGCCATGGTATCATTTTTCCACatatatttaccattttaatcACTAATTGGCTAATTATTTCGACCTTTTCTTGGGTAGGCAAGTTTTTACTAATGCGAATACTGATATTGATAGCCTCAAGTTGCCAATTGTTCTGATTCTTGGTATTATAACTTGCcaaattttacaagttttgtGTCTAATCAATGATTTTAGCTTAGTAAAAGTGAGTTTTAACAAGTCGATGGAATCATGTTCCTGAGGCGTTGATTATTGTTGAGTCTGTTGACCTGCTCGAATCATTCACTATTCTGGTCAATGGGTTAGGTTTTGCTCACCCGGTGTATGgtacaaagtttttaaaaaGCTTCCAAACGAGCTACAAAGTTATTACACAGCCACACAAACAATTCATTGAATTGGACTCAGTTTGTTTGGCTTGAGTCACCCTTCTTAGCTATGTCCTTAGGACCGAGAAAATGCCGTTTAGCTAGCCAAATGGGCTAACCCTGTTCCCATAAACACATCATATCACAATGTCCTTTGAGAATATATCCCTTTTACCCAATACTCCAATGGCCACAAAAGATCTTCAAAAATTCCTCAACAAATGGTTTCAACCTCATGAAAGCTCTAAAAGTGGCTACAATTTGACATCAAAAAATATTGGGTCAACTTCTTATGTTCCGGTTTTGTTGCTATCATTCTCCACCAACTATTATAGTGTGGATCTactcatcatatatatatatccaccaCCATCAACAAAACTATAGTAAGAACCATGCCCAAATCAACTATTTATACTAAACAGGACTTTAACATAGACACCCACAAACCACAGTGTGGCATTTTAACTACTTTCCACTATATCGAATGTAGGCATAAACACGAAACACATGCACCTTTCCAAAATGTCCTTCCGTAGAAATATCTTCTTTTTCGTGTTCTTTGTTCTTGAAAATTTAGTTGTGGTCTTGGGAGACCAAATGAGTCATCAACATTCCCTTCAAACGGATAAAGATTCGCTGCTGGAATTCAAGAAGGCTATAAAGATTGACCCGAAGTCAATGCTTTCAAATTGGAATGAGACTACTGAA
It encodes:
- the LOC122607810 gene encoding uncharacterized protein LOC122607810, producing MVIDGVINSPHRRPQTAFSSPSFRKLSKSDELGNFSTVVRRHQFLLTALALLAFLCTVYLYFAVTLGEDDSCSGLTGTQKALCHAQHVKQTVSKGKLKIL